A genomic region of Salinibacter pepae contains the following coding sequences:
- a CDS encoding tetratricopeptide repeat protein has protein sequence MAPAGLRVVDTTLTHQSGDPRLWRRRADLAFERENLKRARRAYVRTLAAGDSSATVYRRIGLVDVRRQQYARALPFLRQSLRRDSSHARTTLYLGVTYLRLDSLRRASTYLQRTIDQEARGPITKALEHHGAVHSRRGDVSAAIDAYQTALHLRPERTALYFRLATVYDEHYRDKTPAARYYRRFLRAHEGALPELRRYATSRLKALRPTLHMQQGPASSNE, from the coding sequence TTGGCTCCTGCTGGACTGCGCGTGGTGGACACCACCCTGACCCACCAGTCGGGGGATCCCCGCCTGTGGCGCCGTCGGGCCGACCTCGCGTTCGAACGAGAGAATCTCAAGAGGGCGCGTCGCGCGTACGTCCGCACGCTGGCCGCGGGCGACTCGTCGGCGACGGTGTACCGACGGATTGGGCTCGTCGACGTGCGCCGCCAGCAGTATGCCCGAGCCCTCCCGTTCCTGCGGCAGTCCCTGCGGCGCGACTCCAGTCACGCCCGTACGACCCTCTATCTGGGCGTTACGTACCTGCGGCTCGACAGCCTGCGCCGGGCGAGCACGTACCTTCAGAGGACCATCGACCAGGAGGCGCGCGGGCCGATCACGAAAGCCCTGGAGCACCACGGGGCCGTGCACAGTCGGCGCGGGGACGTCTCCGCCGCGATTGACGCCTACCAGACGGCGCTTCATCTCCGACCGGAGCGGACGGCCCTCTACTTCCGCCTCGCGACGGTCTACGACGAGCACTACCGGGACAAGACGCCGGCGGCCCGCTACTACCGCCGGTTTCTCCGGGCACACGAGGGGGCCCTTCCTGAGCTGCGCCGGTACGCGACGTCTCGTCTGAAGGCCCTCCGCCCCACCCTTCACATGCAGCAGGGCCCCGCGTCGTCGAACGAGTAG
- a CDS encoding outer membrane beta-barrel protein → MRRTAALLVFFGLVLSTRVSAQPAVSVRGNVGAAFFQSPEGLNNVLNSGVDLGLGAGLEVYDGLEVVLQGSYDRFTLNSDNVALLDDNLPVGTSVEGGALNLINGTVGLRYTLKNQSDAHPYVAGGIGLYRTELAEAQVRQGDNLLPERSTRGRGFHLAVGSNFRVDETYGVFFEPRYVVVDTDGSDLQTGTSTRYVTVRLGMEVQF, encoded by the coding sequence ATGCGACGGACCGCTGCGCTTCTCGTCTTCTTCGGCCTTGTTCTAAGCACGCGCGTGTCGGCGCAGCCGGCGGTCTCCGTCCGCGGAAATGTAGGGGCGGCGTTCTTTCAGTCGCCCGAAGGCCTGAACAATGTCTTGAACTCCGGGGTGGACCTGGGGCTTGGGGCAGGGCTCGAGGTGTACGATGGGTTGGAGGTCGTCCTGCAGGGGAGCTACGACCGGTTTACCCTGAACAGCGACAACGTCGCGCTTCTGGACGACAACCTACCGGTCGGGACGTCGGTGGAGGGCGGTGCGCTGAACCTCATAAACGGGACCGTCGGGTTGCGCTACACCCTCAAGAATCAGAGCGATGCCCATCCGTACGTGGCGGGGGGCATCGGGCTGTACCGGACCGAGCTCGCGGAGGCACAGGTGCGCCAGGGGGACAATCTACTTCCGGAGCGGTCCACGAGAGGAAGGGGCTTTCACCTCGCGGTCGGGTCTAACTTTCGGGTCGATGAGACCTACGGGGTCTTTTTCGAGCCGCGGTACGTCGTCGTCGACACGGACGGCTCGGATCTTCAGACGGGGACTTCGACCCGCTATGTCACCGTTCGCCTGGGGATGGAGGTGCAGTTTTGA
- a CDS encoding NifU family protein — protein sequence MSDDVPSSPDTEDGSSPHIDPELRDNIEEALDTIRPYLMADGGSVRLLNVTADYVVELELLGACGSCPMSTMTLRAGIEQALKRSVPKIKRVEAVNAAAAA from the coding sequence ATGTCCGACGACGTGCCTTCCTCCCCCGACACCGAAGACGGGTCGTCCCCACACATCGACCCGGAACTGCGCGACAACATCGAGGAGGCCCTCGACACGATCCGCCCCTACCTCATGGCGGACGGCGGGTCGGTCCGGCTGCTGAACGTGACCGCCGACTATGTCGTGGAGCTCGAGCTGCTGGGGGCCTGTGGGTCGTGCCCCATGAGCACCATGACGCTGCGCGCGGGCATCGAGCAGGCCCTCAAGCGGTCGGTCCCGAAAATAAAGCGGGTCGAGGCGGTCAACGCCGCGGCGGCCGCATAG
- a CDS encoding Mrp/NBP35 family ATP-binding protein produces MSVPREDVLDVLRQIKHPKEEKDIIRLDMVKDLTIEDGHVSFTVVVKDPDGSFASQVEEACRRLLHEEVSRELTVDVEVDSEMIPLGDDVMVGDQGGEKQQTSGEDGVQNTIAVASGKGGVGKSTVAVNLAMSLSEQGYEVALVDTDIYGPSIPKMMGMEGEKPRVNDERKMVPLEKHGVKTLSMGFMVDPDQAVVWRGPMVTKAVRQFLGDVDWGDIEYMILDLPPGTGDVQLTIVQTIPLTGAVIVSTPQDLALADARKGKAMFDNVNVPVVGMVENMAYFSPPDQPDRKYYLFGRAGAQELAQELDVPFLGEVPIQQEIRKSSDQGTPIVRSAPDSASTQAFAEIADQLTEQVALRNAEDDPTQKIEILYE; encoded by the coding sequence ATGTCCGTCCCCCGCGAAGACGTTCTGGATGTCCTCCGACAGATCAAGCATCCAAAGGAGGAAAAGGACATTATCCGGCTCGACATGGTGAAGGACCTCACGATCGAGGACGGGCACGTCTCATTCACCGTCGTCGTAAAGGACCCGGACGGGTCCTTCGCCAGCCAGGTCGAAGAGGCCTGCCGGCGCCTGCTGCACGAAGAAGTGAGCCGTGAACTGACGGTGGACGTGGAGGTGGACAGCGAGATGATTCCGCTGGGAGACGACGTGATGGTGGGCGATCAGGGGGGCGAGAAGCAGCAGACGAGCGGCGAGGACGGCGTGCAGAACACCATTGCCGTAGCCAGCGGCAAGGGCGGGGTGGGCAAGAGCACCGTCGCCGTCAACCTGGCGATGTCCCTCTCCGAGCAGGGCTACGAGGTGGCGCTCGTGGACACCGACATCTACGGCCCCTCGATTCCAAAGATGATGGGGATGGAAGGCGAAAAGCCGCGCGTCAACGACGAGCGCAAGATGGTGCCGCTGGAGAAGCACGGCGTCAAAACCCTGTCGATGGGCTTCATGGTCGACCCCGATCAGGCGGTCGTCTGGCGCGGGCCGATGGTCACGAAGGCCGTGCGCCAGTTTCTCGGCGACGTGGACTGGGGCGACATCGAGTACATGATCCTCGACCTCCCCCCCGGCACCGGCGACGTCCAGCTCACCATCGTCCAGACCATCCCTCTCACCGGGGCCGTCATCGTCTCGACGCCGCAGGACCTCGCCCTCGCCGACGCGCGGAAGGGCAAGGCCATGTTCGACAACGTAAACGTGCCCGTCGTGGGCATGGTCGAGAACATGGCCTACTTCTCGCCCCCCGATCAGCCGGACCGCAAATACTACCTCTTCGGCCGGGCGGGCGCCCAGGAGCTGGCCCAGGAGCTCGACGTGCCGTTTCTCGGGGAGGTGCCGATTCAGCAGGAGATCCGCAAGAGCAGCGACCAGGGCACCCCCATCGTGCGGTCCGCCCCGGACAGCGCCTCGACCCAGGCGTTTGCCGAGATCGCCGATCAGCTCACCGAGCAGGTTGCCCTCCGCAACGCCGAGGACGACCCGACGCAGAAGATCGAGATCCTCTACGAATAA
- a CDS encoding exopolyphosphatase: MRLATIDIGTNTAQLLVAEQGETGLRRLHTAERFVRLGEGMDARGRIGREAQGRLLDALRDHLQEARTYDVDRVSAAGTSALRDAANRAAVLASVRDALGLSVDLLSGTEEATWSFAAARAAFDDRSGACLVVDVGGGSTELIAGTAPAQTRSSPANAIRDHASLDVGCVRLTERCFASQPPSPGAVETAAQVVDEALAARAPAVGDAPMLIGTAGTAAALALVHAGPASTWDALHGSGFVLSREDVRDWRERLLGRSVDGILELHPEAMAGRADVFPMGVILLDRVLAHYDLDDLRVSPYELRHGLTLRLLASAPASPS; the protein is encoded by the coding sequence ATGCGCCTCGCCACCATCGACATCGGCACGAACACGGCTCAGCTCCTCGTTGCTGAACAGGGCGAAACCGGGCTGCGCCGCCTCCACACGGCCGAGCGGTTCGTGCGGCTCGGGGAGGGGATGGATGCCCGGGGCCGCATTGGCCGGGAGGCGCAGGGGCGCCTCCTCGATGCACTGCGCGACCACCTCCAGGAGGCCCGGACGTACGACGTGGATCGGGTCTCGGCCGCCGGCACGAGTGCCCTCCGCGACGCGGCGAACCGGGCCGCCGTTCTCGCGTCGGTGCGGGACGCCCTGGGGCTGTCCGTCGATCTTCTCTCCGGCACCGAGGAGGCGACGTGGAGCTTTGCGGCGGCCCGCGCGGCGTTCGACGACCGTTCGGGCGCATGCCTGGTCGTTGACGTGGGCGGCGGGTCCACGGAACTCATCGCCGGCACGGCCCCAGCCCAAACGCGCTCGTCGCCCGCCAACGCCATCCGGGATCACGCCAGCCTCGACGTCGGGTGCGTGCGCCTGACCGAGCGCTGCTTCGCGTCGCAGCCCCCGTCCCCCGGTGCCGTTGAGACGGCCGCGCAGGTCGTCGACGAGGCCCTTGCGGCCCGCGCGCCGGCGGTCGGGGATGCCCCCATGCTCATCGGGACGGCCGGCACCGCCGCCGCCCTGGCGCTCGTCCACGCGGGCCCCGCCAGCACCTGGGACGCCCTGCACGGCAGCGGCTTCGTGCTCTCTCGGGAGGACGTCCGCGACTGGCGCGAGCGCCTCCTCGGTCGGTCCGTCGACGGCATCCTTGAGCTGCACCCGGAGGCGATGGCAGGGCGGGCCGACGTGTTTCCGATGGGCGTGATCCTTCTCGACCGCGTTCTGGCCCACTACGACCTGGATGATCTTCGCGTGAGCCCCTACGAACTGCGGCACGGCCTGACCCTCCGCCTTCTGGCCTCGGCGCCGGCCTCCCCGTCCTAA
- the prmA gene encoding 50S ribosomal protein L11 methyltransferase, producing the protein MDTIELTLTIPPVEHAPFLAELEEPATGFVQTDTELRAYVPADRWAAVDQKQLKARLAADGHPDALSIRPLEPKNWNAVWEDTLSPVRAGPFLVCPTSVAPPSGRDDATVLRIDPEMSFGTGHHATTRLALRLLAEALAPGDRVLDVGTGTGVLAIAACRLGADAARGVDTNPDAVRNARENVRRNEETDCVTVQEGSVDVAPGTRYDLVAANITRRVLLELMPALVARLAPGAALLLSGLLRPQRDDIRDAAASHGLALDAEAAEEGWWAGRFARSPSP; encoded by the coding sequence ATGGACACGATCGAGCTCACTCTCACCATTCCGCCCGTGGAGCACGCCCCGTTTCTGGCGGAGCTGGAAGAGCCCGCCACCGGCTTCGTGCAGACCGACACCGAACTCCGCGCCTACGTGCCGGCCGATCGCTGGGCCGCCGTCGATCAGAAGCAGTTGAAAGCCCGCCTGGCCGCCGACGGGCACCCCGATGCGCTGTCGATTCGGCCCCTGGAACCGAAGAACTGGAACGCCGTCTGGGAGGATACCCTCTCGCCCGTGCGGGCCGGGCCGTTCCTCGTCTGCCCCACCTCGGTGGCCCCTCCGTCCGGCCGGGACGACGCCACGGTGCTCCGCATCGATCCCGAAATGAGTTTCGGCACGGGACACCACGCGACCACGCGACTGGCCCTGCGGCTTTTGGCCGAGGCCCTCGCCCCCGGCGATCGCGTGCTCGACGTGGGCACCGGGACCGGCGTGCTCGCGATCGCGGCCTGCCGCCTCGGTGCCGACGCGGCACGGGGGGTGGACACCAACCCCGACGCGGTGCGCAACGCCCGCGAGAACGTACGCCGGAATGAGGAGACCGACTGTGTCACCGTACAGGAAGGGTCGGTGGACGTCGCACCGGGCACCCGGTACGACCTCGTGGCCGCAAACATCACGCGACGCGTCCTGCTGGAGTTGATGCCGGCCCTCGTCGCCCGCCTCGCCCCGGGCGCCGCCCTTCTTCTCTCCGGCCTCCTTCGGCCACAGCGCGACGACATCCGCGATGCGGCTGCGTCCCACGGCCTTGCCCTCGACGCAGAGGCTGCGGAGGAGGGATGGTGGGCCGGTCGATTCGCTCGCTCCCCATCCCCCTGA
- the ubiE gene encoding bifunctional demethylmenaquinone methyltransferase/2-methoxy-6-polyprenyl-1,4-benzoquinol methylase UbiE, with amino-acid sequence MPDPSYPPIGEADGKAEAVESMFDAVAPRYDLLNRVLSAGIDRYWRSRAVRTLRAEQPRRVLDVATGTADLALKVQRALHPRETIGIDLSAKMLARGREKIQQAGLAARIALQKADAAALPFDDGAFDAAFVAFGVRNFEDLDAGLGDIRRVLRPGAPLVVLEFSTPRTTPVKQLYAWYSRHVLPRVGGLLSPDQGAYEYLPSSVAAFPDGVDFLRRMEGTGFVDLTWTPLTFGIASLYTGRVR; translated from the coding sequence ATGCCGGACCCCTCTTATCCCCCCATCGGCGAGGCCGACGGCAAGGCAGAGGCCGTGGAGTCTATGTTCGACGCCGTGGCCCCCCGCTACGACCTTCTAAACCGGGTCCTCAGTGCTGGCATTGACCGGTACTGGCGGTCCCGGGCCGTCCGGACGCTGCGGGCCGAGCAGCCGCGGCGGGTGCTGGACGTGGCGACCGGCACCGCCGACCTGGCCCTCAAGGTCCAGCGCGCCCTTCATCCCCGCGAGACCATCGGCATCGACCTCTCCGCCAAAATGCTGGCCCGGGGGCGGGAGAAGATTCAGCAGGCGGGCCTTGCCGCCCGAATTGCGCTCCAGAAGGCAGACGCCGCCGCCCTGCCGTTCGACGACGGCGCATTCGACGCGGCCTTCGTGGCGTTTGGGGTGCGCAACTTCGAGGACCTCGACGCCGGCCTCGGCGACATTCGACGGGTCCTGCGGCCGGGCGCCCCCCTCGTCGTCCTGGAGTTTAGCACGCCCCGCACGACGCCCGTCAAGCAGCTCTACGCGTGGTACAGCCGCCACGTCCTGCCCCGCGTCGGCGGCCTGCTGAGCCCCGACCAGGGGGCCTACGAGTACCTGCCCAGTTCGGTCGCGGCATTTCCGGACGGGGTGGACTTTCTTCGGCGGATGGAGGGGACCGGCTTCGTCGACCTAACGTGGACGCCCCTCACGTTCGGCATCGCCTCCCTCTACACGGGTCGGGTGCGATGA
- the pfkA gene encoding 6-phosphofructokinase, which produces MECLGVYTSGGDAPGMNACLRAVVRTAIANDIAVMGIRRGYEGMIEADFVEMERRSVSNILQSGGTILKSARSEAFRTEEGRRAAANSLRENGIDALVAIGGDGTFRGASKLYDEHGLGVVGCPGTIDNDLYGTDQTIGYDTALNTAIDNIDRIRDTADAHNRLFLVEVMGRDAGFIALNSGIGGGAELILIPETITEMDMVKERILSLMTAQRRSTIVVVAEGDELGGAQGIERALRDDAAFSDIELRSTILGHTQRGGAPTASDRVLASRLGVAAVESLMDGHSDVMVGMTNNEIKLTPLRNVYGRRKSIDYDLLKLTQILS; this is translated from the coding sequence ATCGAGTGCCTCGGCGTGTACACCAGTGGCGGCGATGCCCCGGGCATGAACGCATGCCTCCGGGCCGTCGTCCGCACGGCCATCGCCAACGACATTGCGGTGATGGGCATCCGTCGCGGGTACGAGGGCATGATTGAGGCCGACTTCGTAGAGATGGAGCGGCGCTCGGTCTCCAACATCCTGCAGTCGGGCGGCACGATCCTCAAGAGTGCCCGGTCGGAGGCCTTTCGCACCGAGGAGGGACGCCGGGCGGCGGCCAACAGCCTCCGCGAGAACGGCATCGACGCCCTCGTGGCCATTGGGGGGGACGGCACGTTTCGGGGGGCCTCGAAGCTCTACGACGAACACGGGCTCGGGGTGGTGGGCTGCCCGGGAACCATCGACAACGACCTGTACGGCACCGACCAGACGATCGGGTACGACACGGCCCTCAACACGGCCATCGACAACATCGACCGCATCCGCGATACGGCCGACGCCCACAACCGGCTGTTCCTCGTGGAGGTGATGGGGCGGGACGCCGGGTTTATTGCCCTCAACTCCGGCATCGGGGGCGGAGCGGAACTGATCCTGATCCCCGAAACCATCACGGAGATGGACATGGTGAAGGAGCGCATCCTGTCCCTCATGACGGCCCAGCGGCGCTCCACCATCGTGGTCGTGGCCGAGGGGGACGAGCTGGGCGGGGCCCAGGGCATCGAGCGGGCGCTGCGGGACGACGCGGCCTTCTCGGACATCGAGCTCCGCTCCACCATTCTCGGCCATACGCAGCGGGGCGGCGCCCCGACGGCCAGCGACCGGGTTCTGGCGAGCCGCCTCGGCGTGGCCGCCGTCGAGTCCTTGATGGACGGCCACTCGGATGTGATGGTGGGCATGACCAACAACGAGATCAAGCTCACGCCCCTCCGCAACGTCTATGGCCGGCGCAAGTCGATCGACTACGACCTGCTGAAGCTGACGCAAATTTTAAGCTGA